DNA from Lates calcarifer isolate ASB-BC8 linkage group LG14, TLL_Latcal_v3, whole genome shotgun sequence:
CACTGTtttcataaaatgaaatgaaatgacatcaTTGCTTAACTCACTTGTTTTCCACTTTAGCAGCATATATCTGATTCTTCTCTATGTTTAGTGGTTTCTCCTCAGTTTTATTGTAGTACAGAATCATTTCTCCCATCAACACCACCAGTTTGTACATATCTCTCCAGGGCTGCAGCACAAAGTGGCCTGGATGGCACGCCACTGATACATACACATCCATGTTGTTTCCTGAGGGAAAAAAGGTTAGAATGAAACATCCCACAATGTCATTTCACCACTGTCTTTCACAAATCTTTTTAATAGCATCGTTACCTGCTGGGGGCAGCTCTAATAGTGATGGCAGctggagagagtgtgtgggggATGACGGTGTCTCTGGTGGGGTGGTGATGGAGGttgtgtttcctcctccacctcctttgGGTCCTGACAGCGCCCTTCTGAGATGAGGCTTGGCTGGGACAGAAGTTGATGTTGAATTGCCATTAGTGGAGTCACTGGTAGTGGAGGTCTTGGAGGATGAAGTAGGTGTGGAGATCTTAGCAGggctgtgaaatgaaatgaacaagTAATTTAGTGCATAAGGTAATACATAAGGTAGACAGTGAGGCAAAAACATAGAtgagtgtgaagcagcagaaacctGTGGCTCGTCAGGAAAACATCTGGTTGCTGTTTGAACAGGTCAGACTGGGCCATCTGATGGTTGAGGCTGCGAGCCGGGTCGTGGAAGTTCTTATCGGTGAACAGGTGAACGTAGATGCAGCGCTTGGTTTCATCCACCTTGGCAACCTAGagagtaataaaaataaaaatgcaatgaaaaatgcatgagaaaagaaagacaagaggaaagggaggagacAGGTACAGCAAGTGCAGAAGAACACAGATAAAGAGGAGCAGGATCAAGTCTTAAATTAGACGCACATTTGAGACTTAACTAGTAGGATTCTGTCATGTAAGAGTAGCTTGGTGCTGTTGAGTCTGAAATTGAATTGGGTGATCATCATGCTTTTGACTGTAGGAGTGATAAAGGACAAAGAAACTAGAAactacatgtttacattttttaagagGGGCTGACAGACCTTCATGCTGCAGTCAGTGATGTTGAGCACTTTCTCTCGAAGCCACTGGACAGCATCTGGAGTCCAGGATCCAACACTGACAGCCAGGTCTGCTAGACAGCACTTGACAGCCTGAAGACAGGTTGTTGGATGTCATTTTGTTACAGGATGTGCAGTATATGAAAACAATGAAGTAAACACAACTAGTGTATAAGAAAAATCTTtgaaaagtttctgtttttctgttctgtttttcattgtctGCCTATCAAAGACATAGATGCTGACCTGTGGTGGGATAGCTATAAGGTCACGGAGGAACAGTGGTGGAATCTCTCGCAGCTCAATCACCTCTACAGATGCCTGGACACCCACGTCGATAAACAGGATGTCCAAAACTCTGCTGCCATGCAGGTTGGTGATCTAAAGACAgaaggaaacttttttttttttttttttttttttacagatgtCTCTCTGCTGTAATCTGTAGTGGTTGACACAAAATTTAAATCATGATAGGCTTGGGATTACATAATCAGATAGTGAGGTTTCTGGCTTCagaatttattttacagtaataatCTGTTGTTCGACAGAGGGGTGTCCTATGTGCAGGTtataatgcagtattttttatGGTGATACACTTTAAATCTTCCTTTTTGATGTCAGCTCGACAAGGCAGCTGCATCTGCCACTATTGTGCAATTGACATTATTCCTTTTGTCAAGCAAAGATCAATCATATGTGGAGATGTTTAATAATTCACAGCCTGTACAGCAGGGAACAGTGCCATCTTACCTCTACACGGGACCATTTGCCTTTGTAGCGAGCCAGACATCCTTTCCCACAAAAGGGTCTGGATACCAGGAACTCTGATGTTacctgaaataaaatatatttcatcaaCATGCTTCATGGAGGAACCAGAGTTGTCATCATTGTTAAAACATGACCTAcagatttcctctgttttggTGAGGTTACTGAGTATGTGTAACTGCTGCTTTATGACTACAATAAAATGACATTGTAAAAgcattataaaaacacaaacatttcacgGGTCCACCCAGTCTGCTGCAGGTGTACACAGCAATAACATCAAAGTTTAGGACTTTGTTGTTACTTGAAATGGAAAAAGGTTGTTGGTGTTGGGGAGAAATTAGAGAATATGTTAGAATTATGAATGGTTTAATTTAACCTAAGAAGAGTTCTGTTACCATCTTGCTTCTAAAAAAGAACATCAGACCCTGTTTACCTAAACACTGACGTAAAGTGTTACTGAGCTCCTAACTACAAGCTTTAAAGGACAGCAGAGGTACACCTAGAAAAAGCATCAGGTCCACTGTGCTGCTAACAGATTAAGTGGCTTGGCGATGTCTTAACTCCAGATTATCAACCTAATCTCAATCTGTCCACAACTCCGTCTGAGAGAGGCAACACAGCACAAATACATTCACAAAAGGCTTTTCAGATGAATGTATGAGCTTACGCTGTTCACTCCCTGACAAGACAGAGTCTAAATATGCtgagatgaacacacacacatagataagCTTCTGGTCAGACACATtagccacacagacacatagtgAGGAGGGTATATACGTTTCTCTTCTCATGTCCAATCAGTAGTATGCAACACATTTGTGTGCACCCCATGTGTATTTCATCTAGAAGTAGTAATTCTATATAAAtgaatactgtacatatatatagaCATATGCTAatacaactgctgcacctactGAATTAAGGGTGACATGTAAAGCTACACAAAGAAAAGGCTGAGAGGCAAGAAAAAACTGAGATGGACAGAAGACAGGGAAGCAAATGAAATGGGCTGTCAAATGCTTTGAAGACTGGAATAAATATAGAGGCATTGCTCCAGAGCCAAGAGTGGACCCACTGTATAGGTCTGTAATAAAATCAATTACATAAATAGAACTACAGTGTTTACAGATGTCTGTTCTTCTACATGTGAGGTACTACTTGTATTCTACAAATCAGTGCAGtgtatgaattaaacatgacaagaatgtcagttgtttttgttaacaTAATTATACTAATAGAaacttaaatgaataaaatgaattgtTGATGTGAAAGGATAGAGGTCTTAAGTAGGCTGGTGTTATTCCTTGTTTCTCATTGTCAACATATTGCATGAGTAGACCAGAGCAACAATGCAATATTCCATCTCTCAGTACTTTAAATCTTATCTAccctctcactgacacacagagctaagctaactgaACACTACTGAGGAGATGAACCTCTACAGACAGCTCATGGATGTGttgttttaatctttaaaaaggctcagtaattCAGATGCTGTAATTTATGTTTAACATTACTTAAACAagagtaaatagtgcatttgttggtgAGTAGTTTCTGCTGTGGATTAATGGAATTGGTGGGATGTGCTTAAACTTTACTACAGTGGCTATATTCATtataatgaaggaacatgtcaacCAGTGGCACAGAGAAGCTGGATATTGGGTTTTAAACAGTAAAAGCCAATGGCACATTTTTGCCAAAAGCTTTTACAGGTCCAAAAAGGCACTGACATCAAATACAGCATGGTGTTAACCTGTGAGTGGAAGTACGTCTCTATATTCTCCAGTATCTCATTCAGCTTGGCGAGGCCTCTGGAGGGCAGCTGACAGTAGATGGTCCCATCTGAGCAGACACTGCTGACAGTCACGTTCATATAAGCGCTGTTCACCTGAGGAAAATGACTGATAGAAGTTTAGTGCGCTGTAtactctcactcacacacagatacacacaaattTGTCTTCTGTACCTGTAAGGGGCTTGCTAATGTCTTGTCCTGCAAAGCTTTCATGCAGGCAGCGTTGATGTTGACATCATCATCCTGTGATGTGTCGTACAGGACGACAAGAGGGGTCTGTCCTCTCTCTAGGATCTCAGCCAAAAGGATCCTACCACTTGCCATTGTCTCAAACTTCTTCAGCACTGCAGGCTCCTGACAGAATGGCTCCagacctggacacacacacaattgtttTACAATCCCTGTTCCTTTCTAATCAAAATAACTGGACTATCTGGATGTTCTGAAATGCACTGATTCAAACTCACCTGCTAGTTTACACTTGGTTGCCTGGAAAGGCAGTTTGAAAAACTTCTCATGCAGCTCAAAAACTTTAGTTTTGCTGATCACCTCTGAGAAGCCATGATCCACATAGTACACCTACAGAGCCAAAGGCAAAGACCACAGGGATCACTAATATTTCTTCTCATCCAACTGTTATTGATTTTAACACACTGAAACCCTAAAGTTTGACAGGAAGGAGTGGGATGATGACAACTCACATTATCTTAATAAATGCATATAGCTATCTACtaatgttttaattcatttagaATTTCTAAACAACAatgttttaaagtaaaattgTAAGAGAAGACCATAGTTCATCTGCTAACCTTCCCCATTTCTgcactttaacattttaattttctgtcttaGAATATTTACTTGGCCTTTCATCACCAGTATccttgattattttctgtttttgaccTCTCACCTTGACCTTTTCGGCCATGACCTCACAGACTTGTGCTCTCAGaatctcttcttcctcctcggCTCTGACAGCAACAAGTTGCCCCGAGGATGGTGATGACAAAGGAGTTGGACTGCTTTGGTCCAGGCCGTAAAACTCCCTCATTTCATCCTCCATGGACTCCTGGGCCTGGGAATAACCCTCACCAATGTACCTGACGAGAGACAGCGAGAGATTCAGGTACTGTTGAGTCTTCCAGCACATTGATGCTCACAGTTCTCTCCTACCTGAGTATGACACCATTGGTGTTGGTGGCCTCCACCACCAGCACAGAGGGGTACTCCTCTTTGGGGATCTGCAGAGAAGGCACCGCATGGTTACTGAGCCTCCTCCCCAGCTCCTGCCTcaccctcagctcctcctcactGGTTGAAGAGTTTCTCCTATTGCAgttctcatcctctcctcctccacctccagtgCTGCTCCTCTTGTACAAAATGGCCCTCTTGGGATTGTCAGGCATCGGGTAGTCGATTGTGCAGAtgtcagagaggagatgaaggtTCTCCAGGACATGTCCGGGCAGTTTGGTcttaaataatattaaatataaaaaaatattaagtgtAGCTTGCTCCTGAATTACATCATGACATGTGTATAACAGTGTTTCAAAGAGTTACTGACTTTGTAAGTGTCCTGGAAGAGCTTGGGCAGTGCGTGTGCCCACAGGCCATTGGAGTACTTCACCAGCAGCTCTTCTAGTTTCAGCTTCAGGTCAGGGGTGAGGGTGGCAGGGGACGAAGGAGGGCTGGGGGACGAGGAGGACGACGGCGGGGACCGTGGAGAGCGAGAGCCAGAGCGAGTCAGATGGGCAGCGGGAGGTCTCTGTTGGGCAGGGGAATGCAAGGGTTTATCTGTGGAGGTATTTGAAGTTGGGGCAGGGACAGTGGTAGAGTTTGGGGTAAGAATGGGTGAAGGGGAGGATGGGGTGGTCTGTTCCTTGGCAGGGTAGAGAAGCAGCTCTGATGGGTTGCTGCTGCACGTTTTCTCTACCTAGAGGAGGAAATGGACAGAACTATAAACCATTATATTATAAACCATTTTGTATGCAATGCATACTGAACATGGCAACAAATTCATGAATTAAGCATTGTTGTTATTTGTCAACAGAAATGCTtatttaaagtataaaaataacTATAGTGACATAAGAAGTACATACAGTGCATATGTGTGTCCAGGTTTCTAGGTCTTTTATGGCCTCAGTTGGCAGGTCCTGTTTGTACAGCTCTCTGTAGATCTGAGGGAGCTTTGATACCCAGAACCCATTGCTGTACTTTCCCAGGATCTCCCTGATGCGACCCTGGACCTGCTGAGGGTTGTAGGGCTTTCCTTTCCCCGAGCCATGGCTCTCATTCAGATTCAAGGGTGCTGGGAGAtcagggaaaaaacacagaagaaaagagagattaCACATACACTATACTGCTTCTACAACTTCTGATCTGATCTTCTTGCCTCTGAAACTACTGGATTGCATAGTATGCTTTCCCAAAACAAAAGCACTGGAATCTTGAAAGAGGAGTGTAATTTGaatcaaaagagagagaaagactgaagaATGATAATGAGGCATATTCACAACACAAGATAGTCTTCCTCTTGCCTTTGCATGGACTGGAACTTCTCTTTAGGTCCAAATGAGCTATataagaagaggaggagataacaaaatttttaagaaaacaaaaaaacgggTCTCACATTAATATAATGTCCTCTTCACTCAGGGGTTTCTCTTTATATAAAGGAAGCACAGGCTTTTAAACTACTCAGCATCAACAGTTTTCCCTGTTTGTAGGGGCCTGAAATTGCTGGACCCTTTAAAATATTTGCCTCAGAAGTATGTAGCTTATTACAGGCCAGTGCTTTTCCCCAGGCTATACAAAAAGTGGACCTTCTTCAAACAGGCAACATGATAACAAACACATCCTTAGTTTAAGTACAGGCTTgtggtagaggaggaggaggaaggctcacacagacaacacagacagtTGGGAGCTGATATAACTTCAAACCTTTTAAAACAGACCTCATGTCTACAGGAACCTCAGCCAGTCAACTGAGATAGggttgctgtttgtttcttttacacaTAACAAAGCCATGATGGTCTGTAAAGACAGACGGACAGAATTTG
Protein-coding regions in this window:
- the tdrd7b gene encoding tudor domain-containing protein 7B isoform X4, which produces MADGELVKKMLRAILQANKGGVSLSRLQSEYKELSGEQIPHKQMGHNHLDALLASMPSVIRMERNRSGEMVYFASGANETANIAKVVARQRSSKKTGRPHLVNTQMRVKPAAPLVLNAKPQTSLRQPNHRGRGGGRGGGGGRGTGHGDFRQARDMRDGQSESKTGVHPNKMSNQNTPNRKGNPPAEKSDKRMTLPSRFHKEVHAHLSRNSQQTGPHLDLKRSSSPCKGKRKTILCSPLNLNESHGSGKGKPYNPQQVQGRIREILGKYSNGFWVSKLPQIYRELYKQDLPTEAIKDLETWTHICTVEKTCSSNPSELLLYPAKEQTTPSSPSPILTPNSTTVPAPTSNTSTDKPLHSPAQQRPPAAHLTRSGSRSPRSPPSSSSSPSPPSSPATLTPDLKLKLEELLVKYSNGLWAHALPKLFQDTYKTKLPGHVLENLHLLSDICTIDYPMPDNPKRAILYKRSSTGGGGGEDENCNRRNSSTSEEELRVRQELGRRLSNHAVPSLQIPKEEYPSVLVVEATNTNGVILRYIGEGYSQAQESMEDEMREFYGLDQSSPTPLSSPSSGQLVAVRAEEEEEILRAQVCEVMAEKVKVYYVDHGFSEVISKTKVFELHEKFFKLPFQATKCKLAGLEPFCQEPAVLKKFETMASGRILLAEILERGQTPLVVLYDTSQDDDVNINAACMKALQDKTLASPLQVNSAYMNVTVSSVCSDGTIYCQLPSRGLAKLNEILENIETYFHSQVTSEFLVSRPFCGKGCLARYKGKWSRVEITNLHGSRVLDILFIDVGVQASVEVIELREIPPLFLRDLIAIPPQAVKCCLADLAVSVGSWTPDAVQWLREKVLNITDCSMKVAKVDETKRCIYVHLFTDKNFHDPARSLNHQMAQSDLFKQQPDVFLTSHSPAKISTPTSSSKTSTTSDSTNGNSTSTSVPAKPHLRRALSGPKGGGGGNTTSITTPPETPSSPTHSLQLPSLLELPPAGNNMDVYVSVACHPGHFVLQPWRDMYKLVVLMGEMILYYNKTEEKPLNIEKNQIYAAKVENNWHRVLVKGVLTNGLVSVYELDYGKHELVSCTQLRPLIKEFRQLPFQGITAQLAGVKPRQWSEEASIVFRNHVEKKPLVAQLEAIQEATNPWDRKLTVFLVDTSQEERDIWVHDIMAEFADELTNEL
- the tdrd7b gene encoding tudor domain-containing protein 7B isoform X5, whose translation is MRDGQSESKTGVHPNKMSNQNTPNRKGNPPAEKSDKRMTLPSRFHKEVHAHLSRNSQQTGPHLDLKRSSSPCKGKRKTILCSPLNLNESHGSGKGKPYNPQQVQGRIREILGKYSNGFWVSKLPQIYRELYKQDLPTEAIKDLETWTHICTVEKTCSSNPSELLLYPAKEQTTPSSPSPILTPNSTTVPAPTSNTSTDKPLHSPAQQRPPAAHLTRSGSRSPRSPPSSSSSPSPPSSPATLTPDLKLKLEELLVKYSNGLWAHALPKLFQDTYKTKLPGHVLENLHLLSDICTIDYPMPDNPKRAILYKRSSTGGGGGEDENCNRRNSSTSEEELRVRQELGRRLSNHAVPSLQIPKEEYPSVLVVEATNTNGVILRYIGEGYSQAQESMEDEMREFYGLDQSSPTPLSSPSSGQLVAVRAEEEEEILRAQVCEVMAEKVKVYYVDHGFSEVISKTKVFELHEKFFKLPFQATKCKLAGLEPFCQEPAVLKKFETMASGRILLAEILERGQTPLVVLYDTSQDDDVNINAACMKALQDKTLASPLQVNSAYMNVTVSSVCSDGTIYCQLPSRGLAKLNEILENIETYFHSQVTSEFLVSRPFCGKGCLARYKGKWSRVEITNLHGSRVLDILFIDVGVQASVEVIELREIPPLFLRDLIAIPPQAVKCCLADLAVSVGSWTPDAVQWLREKVLNITDCSMKVAKVDETKRCIYVHLFTDKNFHDPARSLNHQMAQSDLFKQQPDVFLTSHSPAKISTPTSSSKTSTTSDSTNGNSTSTSVPAKPHLRRALSGPKGGGGGNTTSITTPPETPSSPTHSLQLPSLLELPPAGNNMDVYVSVACHPGHFVLQPWRDMYKLVVLMGEMILYYNKTEEKPLNIEKNQIYAAKVENNWHRVLVKGVLTNGLVSVYELDYGKHELVSCTQLRPLIKEFRQLPFQGITAQLAGVKPRQWSEEASIVFRNHVEKKPLVAQLEAIQEATNPWDRKLTVFLVDTSQEERDIWVHDIMAEFADELTNEL
- the tdrd7b gene encoding tudor domain-containing protein 7B isoform X1, translated to MLRAELYPERTAHQMADGELVKKMLRAILQANKGGVSLSRLQSEYKELSGEQIPHKQMGHNHLDALLASMPSVIRMERNRSGEMVYFASGANETANIAKVVARQRSSKKTGRPHLVNTQMRVKPAAPLVLNAKPQTSLRQPNHRGRGGGRGGGGGRGTGHGDFRQARDMRDGQSESKTGVHPNKMSNQNTPNRKGNPPAEKSDKRMTLPSRFHKEVHAHLSRNSQQTGPHLDLKRSSSPCKGKRKTILCSPLNLNESHGSGKGKPYNPQQVQGRIREILGKYSNGFWVSKLPQIYRELYKQDLPTEAIKDLETWTHICTVEKTCSSNPSELLLYPAKEQTTPSSPSPILTPNSTTVPAPTSNTSTDKPLHSPAQQRPPAAHLTRSGSRSPRSPPSSSSSPSPPSSPATLTPDLKLKLEELLVKYSNGLWAHALPKLFQDTYKTKLPGHVLENLHLLSDICTIDYPMPDNPKRAILYKRSSTGGGGGEDENCNRRNSSTSEEELRVRQELGRRLSNHAVPSLQIPKEEYPSVLVVEATNTNGVILRYIGEGYSQAQESMEDEMREFYGLDQSSPTPLSSPSSGQLVAVRAEEEEEILRAQVCEVMAEKVKVYYVDHGFSEVISKTKVFELHEKFFKLPFQATKCKLAGLEPFCQEPAVLKKFETMASGRILLAEILERGQTPLVVLYDTSQDDDVNINAACMKALQDKTLASPLQVNSAYMNVTVSSVCSDGTIYCQLPSRGLAKLNEILENIETYFHSQVTSEFLVSRPFCGKGCLARYKGKWSRVEITNLHGSRVLDILFIDVGVQASVEVIELREIPPLFLRDLIAIPPQAVKCCLADLAVSVGSWTPDAVQWLREKVLNITDCSMKVAKVDETKRCIYVHLFTDKNFHDPARSLNHQMAQSDLFKQQPDVFLTSHSPAKISTPTSSSKTSTTSDSTNGNSTSTSVPAKPHLRRALSGPKGGGGGNTTSITTPPETPSSPTHSLQLPSLLELPPAGNNMDVYVSVACHPGHFVLQPWRDMYKLVVLMGEMILYYNKTEEKPLNIEKNQIYAAKVENNWHRVLVKGVLTNGLVSVYELDYGKHELVSCTQLRPLIKEFRQLPFQGITAQLAGVKPRQWSEEASIVFRNHVEKKPLVAQLEAIQEATNPWDRKLTVFLVDTSQEERDIWVHDIMAEFADELTNEL
- the tdrd7b gene encoding tudor domain-containing protein 7B isoform X3 produces the protein MLRAELYPERTAHQMADGELVKKMLRAILQANKGGVSLSRLQSEYKELSGEQIPHKQMGHNHLDALLASMPSVIRMERNRSGEMVYFASGANETANIAKVVARQRSSKKTGRPHLVNTQMRVKPAAPLVLNAKPQTSLRQPNHRGRGGGRGGGGGRGTGHGDFRQARDMRDGQSESKTGVHPNKMSNQNTPNRKGNPPAEKSDKRMTLPSRFHKEVHAHLSRNSQQTGPPLNLNESHGSGKGKPYNPQQVQGRIREILGKYSNGFWVSKLPQIYRELYKQDLPTEAIKDLETWTHICTVEKTCSSNPSELLLYPAKEQTTPSSPSPILTPNSTTVPAPTSNTSTDKPLHSPAQQRPPAAHLTRSGSRSPRSPPSSSSSPSPPSSPATLTPDLKLKLEELLVKYSNGLWAHALPKLFQDTYKTKLPGHVLENLHLLSDICTIDYPMPDNPKRAILYKRSSTGGGGGEDENCNRRNSSTSEEELRVRQELGRRLSNHAVPSLQIPKEEYPSVLVVEATNTNGVILRYIGEGYSQAQESMEDEMREFYGLDQSSPTPLSSPSSGQLVAVRAEEEEEILRAQVCEVMAEKVKVYYVDHGFSEVISKTKVFELHEKFFKLPFQATKCKLAGLEPFCQEPAVLKKFETMASGRILLAEILERGQTPLVVLYDTSQDDDVNINAACMKALQDKTLASPLQVNSAYMNVTVSSVCSDGTIYCQLPSRGLAKLNEILENIETYFHSQVTSEFLVSRPFCGKGCLARYKGKWSRVEITNLHGSRVLDILFIDVGVQASVEVIELREIPPLFLRDLIAIPPQAVKCCLADLAVSVGSWTPDAVQWLREKVLNITDCSMKVAKVDETKRCIYVHLFTDKNFHDPARSLNHQMAQSDLFKQQPDVFLTSHSPAKISTPTSSSKTSTTSDSTNGNSTSTSVPAKPHLRRALSGPKGGGGGNTTSITTPPETPSSPTHSLQLPSLLELPPAGNNMDVYVSVACHPGHFVLQPWRDMYKLVVLMGEMILYYNKTEEKPLNIEKNQIYAAKVENNWHRVLVKGVLTNGLVSVYELDYGKHELVSCTQLRPLIKEFRQLPFQGITAQLAGVKPRQWSEEASIVFRNHVEKKPLVAQLEAIQEATNPWDRKLTVFLVDTSQEERDIWVHDIMAEFADELTNEL
- the tdrd7b gene encoding tudor domain-containing protein 7B isoform X2, which encodes MLRAELYPERTAHQMADGELVKKMLRAILQANKGGVSLSRLQSEYKELSGEQIPHKQMGHNHLDALLASMPSVIRMERNRSGEMVYFASGANETANIAKVVARQRSSKKTGRPHLVNTQMRVKPAAPLVLNAKPQTSLRQPNHRGRGGGRGGGGGRGTGHGDFRQARDMRDGQSESKTGVHPNKMSNQNTPNRKGNPPAEKSDKRMTLPSRFHKEVHAHLSRNSQQTGPHLDLKRSSSPCKAPLNLNESHGSGKGKPYNPQQVQGRIREILGKYSNGFWVSKLPQIYRELYKQDLPTEAIKDLETWTHICTVEKTCSSNPSELLLYPAKEQTTPSSPSPILTPNSTTVPAPTSNTSTDKPLHSPAQQRPPAAHLTRSGSRSPRSPPSSSSSPSPPSSPATLTPDLKLKLEELLVKYSNGLWAHALPKLFQDTYKTKLPGHVLENLHLLSDICTIDYPMPDNPKRAILYKRSSTGGGGGEDENCNRRNSSTSEEELRVRQELGRRLSNHAVPSLQIPKEEYPSVLVVEATNTNGVILRYIGEGYSQAQESMEDEMREFYGLDQSSPTPLSSPSSGQLVAVRAEEEEEILRAQVCEVMAEKVKVYYVDHGFSEVISKTKVFELHEKFFKLPFQATKCKLAGLEPFCQEPAVLKKFETMASGRILLAEILERGQTPLVVLYDTSQDDDVNINAACMKALQDKTLASPLQVNSAYMNVTVSSVCSDGTIYCQLPSRGLAKLNEILENIETYFHSQVTSEFLVSRPFCGKGCLARYKGKWSRVEITNLHGSRVLDILFIDVGVQASVEVIELREIPPLFLRDLIAIPPQAVKCCLADLAVSVGSWTPDAVQWLREKVLNITDCSMKVAKVDETKRCIYVHLFTDKNFHDPARSLNHQMAQSDLFKQQPDVFLTSHSPAKISTPTSSSKTSTTSDSTNGNSTSTSVPAKPHLRRALSGPKGGGGGNTTSITTPPETPSSPTHSLQLPSLLELPPAGNNMDVYVSVACHPGHFVLQPWRDMYKLVVLMGEMILYYNKTEEKPLNIEKNQIYAAKVENNWHRVLVKGVLTNGLVSVYELDYGKHELVSCTQLRPLIKEFRQLPFQGITAQLAGVKPRQWSEEASIVFRNHVEKKPLVAQLEAIQEATNPWDRKLTVFLVDTSQEERDIWVHDIMAEFADELTNEL